Part of the Bacteroidales bacterium genome, TGGCACAGGCTATTTTTAAAGCTGGTTTATAGGGAGAATTAATAATTCGGATTTTAAACTGGTCGAATTCGACGGGTTTAGGAATAAAGCGGGAAAAATATTTTTGCTATATAAAATATGCAAACCTATCAAAACAGAGAGGTTTACACCTAATGATTAAGAATTGAGGTTTTGCCAATGGTAAAAGAAAAATTAACTGAGCAGTGGGTTAGAAATAAAGACGTCTTGGTTTTTCTGGGGACATTGGAGAAAATTTATAATCCGTTTTTAAATTTCCCCGAATTCGAGGGAATTTAAAATGAAGCTGGAACTTTTGCAAGAAGCCAATTAAAAGCATTTTTAAATAACAAAAACATTAGAAATTTGGATAATATGAATGTAAAACAAATTTCAGGGGGGCGAGGATTAATGCCAAGAGGTAGCTTTTTTGAATCACACTTAGAAGAAGCAACAATGGAATGGTTTGAGGAGCTTGGATACGATATTGTTTTTGCACCGGAAATTGCACCTGATGGGGAGTATCCGGAACGTGAAGACTATCAGGATGTAATCTTAAATGAAAGACTTAAAGAAGCCCTGGTAAGAATAAATCCCAAGCTTCCACATGATGCAATAGAAGATGCGTTCAGGCAGATAGTTATACCACAGAGTCCAAGCCTTATCATGAATAATAAAGCTTTTCAAAAAATGATTACTGATGGCATTGATGTTCAGGTAAAGCAGGCAGATAGCAGCTACAGGACGGAAAAGGTATATGTTTTTGATTTTAATAAGCCGTCTAATAATGAGTTTATGGTTTGCAACCAGTTTACAGTTATTGAACATGGTGTCGAAAAAAGACCGGATGTAGTTGCCTTTGTAAACGGAATCCCCTTAGTTGTGATTGAGCTTAAAAATGCTGCTGATGAAAATGTTGATATAAGCGATGCGTATAATCAGCTTCAAACTTATAAAATGTCCATTCCATCCCTCTTTACATATAATTCATTTATGGTTACCAGTGATGGAATTAATGCTAGGGCTGGAACATTAACCTCTGAGGAAGACCGCTTTATGGCTTGGCGTACTATTGATGGTGATGATGTGGCTCCGCTATCTATACCTCAGCTTGAAGTTTTAATAAAGGGAATGTTTCAGAGGGATCGCTTTTTGGATATTATTAAGCACTTTGTCCTCTTCCAGAGCGATGGAAAGGATATTTACAAAATATTAGCAGGGTATCATCAGTACCATGCTGTAAATAAGGCATTTGATAGTACTGAGCGTGCAACAATGGAGCATGGTGATAGGCGAATTGGTGTTGTTTGGCATACCCAAGGAAGTGGAAAGAGCCTTTCAATGGTGTTTTATGCAGGGAAGCTTGTAATAAGCGAGGAGCTTGAAAATCCTACAATTATTGTAATTACTGATAGAAATGACTTAGATGATCAATTGTATAGTACATTCCTAAAAAGTAAGGATTACTTAAGAAGCATACCGGTTCAAGCAACCGACAGGCAGCATCTTCGAGACCTTCTCGATAAACGTACCAGTGGTGGTATTATCTTTACTACGATACATAAGTTTGCACCTGCACCCAGTGAAGTTAAAGAAGGATCAGAATCATTTTACAACTTTAGCAAGGCAGCTGAGCCAACTGCGGAATATACCAAAAGTATGGTGCTGACGGATAGGAAAAATGTTATTGTTATAGCTGATGAAGCACACCGTAGCCAGTATGGGTTTGGAGCGGAGATAGTAAAGGGTGAGTCTGAAGCGGATGTAAAGTATGGGTATGCAAAGTATATGCGTGAAAGTTTGCCAAATGCTTCATATATAGGCTTTACTGGAACCCCTGTAGAACTTACAGATAAGAATACAAGGGCTGTTTTTGGTGATTATATTGATGTATATGATATGGCCAGAGCTGTTGAAGACGGTACAACGGTTAAAATATTCTATGAAAGCCGTATTGCAAAACTTGAGCTTCCAGAAGAAATGAAGCCGAAGGTTGATACAGAGTATGAGGAAATAACAGAGTATCAGGAATACAGCCAAAAAGAAAAGCTGAAGAGTAAATGGGCCCGGCTTGAAGCAATTGTTGGTGCAAAGGAAAGAGTACAGCAGATTGCAAAGGATATCGTAGAGCACTTTGAAAAGCGTGAACAGGCTCAGGAAAATGAAGGCGGTAAAGCTATGATTGTTACCATGAGCCGAAGAATAGCTGTTGACCTTTATAAAGAAATAGTTGAACTTCGACCGGATTGGCACAGTGATGATATAATGGCTGGGAAAATCAAAGTTGTCATGACCGGCACTTCTTCCGACCCTGCCCAGTGGCAGCCTTTTGTTGGTACAAAAGCCAGCAGAGAGACTCTTGCAAAACGTATGAAAGACAAAAAAGATGACTTGCAATTGGTTATTGTCCGTGATATGTGGCTTACTGGTTTTGATGTTCCGAGTATGCATACCATGTATATTGATAAACCAATGAGTGGTCATAACCTGATGCAGGCCATAGCAAGGGTGAATAGAGTATTTAAGGAGAAACAAGGTGGACTTGTTGTTGACTATATTGGAATTGCTGAGAATTTGAAAGAGGCATTAAAGCAATATACAGAAAGTGATAAAAAGACAACCGGTGTTGATACCGAATTGGCGTCTCAGGTTCTTTTGGAGAAACATGATTTAATAAAAGAGCTTTTACATGGTCATGATTACAGCAAGTTTTTCACTGGCAAGTCAAGTGAAAGAATG contains:
- a CDS encoding type I restriction endonuclease subunit R, whose protein sequence is MPRGSFFESHLEEATMEWFEELGYDIVFAPEIAPDGEYPEREDYQDVILNERLKEALVRINPKLPHDAIEDAFRQIVIPQSPSLIMNNKAFQKMITDGIDVQVKQADSSYRTEKVYVFDFNKPSNNEFMVCNQFTVIEHGVEKRPDVVAFVNGIPLVVIELKNAADENVDISDAYNQLQTYKMSIPSLFTYNSFMVTSDGINARAGTLTSEEDRFMAWRTIDGDDVAPLSIPQLEVLIKGMFQRDRFLDIIKHFVLFQSDGKDIYKILAGYHQYHAVNKAFDSTERATMEHGDRRIGVVWHTQGSGKSLSMVFYAGKLVISEELENPTIIVITDRNDLDDQLYSTFLKSKDYLRSIPVQATDRQHLRDLLDKRTSGGIIFTTIHKFAPAPSEVKEGSESFYNFSKAAEPTAEYTKSMVLTDRKNVIVIADEAHRSQYGFGAEIVKGESEADVKYGYAKYMRESLPNASYIGFTGTPVELTDKNTRAVFGDYIDVYDMARAVEDGTTVKIFYESRIAKLELPEEMKPKVDTEYEEITEYQEYSQKEKLKSKWARLEAIVGAKERVQQIAKDIVEHFEKREQAQENEGGKAMIVTMSRRIAVDLYKEIVELRPDWHSDDIMAGKIKVVMTGTSSDPAQWQPFVGTKASRETLAKRMKDKKDDLQLVIVRDMWLTGFDVPSMHTMYIDKPMSGHNLMQAIARVNRVFKEKQGGLVVDYIGIAENLKEALKQYTESDKKTTGVDTELASQVLLEKHDLIKELLHGHDYSKFFTGKSSERMQAIVETMDYIIGLREERKNDYIKLVSEMARAYSLCATTDIAERLNVEVGFHKAVKASLVKMIIDENKKKTTTQLDGELNQLISKAISSNEVIDILGAVGLSKPNIAILSEEFLEEVRGMKQKNLAVELLNRLLKGNIRTFSRRNLVQSKKFSELLEAAIRKYQNRAIETTQIIMELIELAKQINEAEKRGENSGLTSDELAFYDALAENESARDVMGDEILMQIARDLTTAIKNNISVDWAIRESVQAKMKMTIKRLLKKYGYPPDKTPKAVDIVMEQTKLMCQNETQ